The following proteins are co-located in the Leptodactylus fuscus isolate aLepFus1 chromosome 8, aLepFus1.hap2, whole genome shotgun sequence genome:
- the LOC142217236 gene encoding olfactory receptor 2B2-like, translating to MDFVNLTSVSELVLLGFSSDIHTQIILFFIFLCFYIITCVGNSLIIMVSVTNTRLHTPMYFFLTNLSLLDIIYSTTNVPKALKDLLSLRKTISFAGCAAQMYISLALGITECFLFAVMAYDRYIAVCYPLHYVTLMTNTLCFRVSVSTWACGFLFSFIQITVTITMPICGHKVINHFFCEGPGYLTLSCTDTFINNVVTFILCMIILMVPVCFIVISYIRIIRSIMKMKSSKSRRKAFSTCASHMMAVTLYFGTCSAMYMKPQSYYLPERDKIIAVFYIIVTPMLNPLIYTLRNREVNLALRKFVFKIKLNHN from the coding sequence ATGGATTTTGTAAACTTGACCTCTGTATCTGAATTAGTTCTCCTTGGATTCTCTagtgacatacacacacaaataattttattttttatatttttgtgtttttacataATAACCTGTGTGGGTAACTCTCTCATCATTATGGTTTCTGTAACAAATACCAGGCTACACACcccaatgtatttttttcttacaAATCTTTCTCTCTTGGACATCATCTACTCAACCACAAATGTTCCTAAAGCATTAAAAGACTTATTGTCATTGAGAAAAACTATTTCTTTTGCAGGTTGTGCTGCCCAAATGTACATTTCTCTCGCTCTGGGCATAACTGAATGTTTTTTATTTGCTGTAATGGCATATGATCGATATATTGCTGTATGCTATCCATTACATTATGTTACATTGATGACCAATACACTATGTTTCCGTGTTTCAGTAAGTACATGGGCATGTGGATTTCTCTTCTCTTTTATCCAAATTACAGTCACTATAACCATGCCAATCTGTGGACACAAAGTAATCAACCATTTTTTCTGTGAAGGACCAGGGTATTTAACCTTAAGCTGCACTGATACCTTTATCAATAATGTCGTCACGTTTATTCTTTGCATGATTATTCTAATGGTACCTGTTTGTTTCATTGTGATATCTTATATCAGAATCATAAGATCTAtcatgaaaatgaaatcctcTAAAAGCAGAAGAAAAGCTTTTTCCACATGTGCCTCTCATATGATGGCCGTCACCTTATATTTTGGCACATGTTCAGCTATGTATATGAAACCTCAATCCTATTATTTACCAGAAAGGGACAAAATTATtgctgtattttatattattgtaACGCCAATGCTAAATCCTTTAATCTATACACTTCGGAATAGGGAAGTTAACTTAGCTCTTAGAAAATTTGTCTTTAAAATAAAGTTGAATCataactaa
- the LOC142217237 gene encoding olfactory receptor 2B8-like, with the protein MRKNDTIFSEFILLGLSSNPRTQTILFGIFLTAYIFTLLGNVMIILVTLTDSSLQTPMYLFITNLSFIDICYSSSITPRMLKNMLSLKKTISFAECFIQMYISLSLGESECILLAIMAYDRYMAICYPLHYTAVMQRSVCIKIAIGNWVCGFLFSISHVVLIWNMDLCDTNKIDHFLCEAPELLSLGCGDISVVEFAIFVVGVLILMIPIVIIVTSYIQIIRAILKIKTSEGQRKAFSTCSSHMLVVTLFYGSAMAVYMKPRSHSLPNVDKALAVIYTIIIPMLNPLIYTLRNKEVKRAIEKISTNRKIMHIL; encoded by the coding sequence ATGAGGAAAAATGACACAATATTTTCAGAATTTATCCTTCTTGGGCTTTCCAGTAACCCAAGGACACAAACAATACTTTTTGGTATATTTCTGACGGCATATATATTTACCCTTCTTGGGAATGTTATGATCATTCTGGTGACTCTTACAGATAGCAGCCTTCAGACtcctatgtatttatttattactaaCCTGTCCTTTATTGACATATGTTATTCATCATCAATTACACCACGAATGCTAAAAAATATGCTGTCACTTAAAAAGACAATTTCATTTGCAGAGTGTTTCATTCAAATGTACATATCTCTTTCCTTAGGGGAATCTGAATGTATATTATTAGCTATAATGGCATATGATCGGTATATGGCAATCTGTTACCCTTTGCATTACACTGCAGTCATGCAAAGGTCAGTATGTATCAAGATAGCCATTGGTAACTGGGTCTGTGGCTTTCTTTTTTCTATTTCTCATGTTGTTCTAATATGGAATATGGATCTGTGTGACACTAACAAAATCGACCATTTCTTATGTGAAGCTCCAGAACTTTTGTCTTTGGGTTGTGGAGATATTTCTGTTGTTGAGTTTGCAATATTTGTTGTGGGTGTGCTGATTTTAATGATACCCATTGTGATAATAGTAACATCTTACATTCAAATAATAAGAGCTATCTTAAAGATCAAAACCTCTGAGGGACAGCGAAAAGCTTTTTCCACATGCAGTTCTCATATGTTGGTTGTAACATTATTTTATGGTTCTGCTATGGCGGTTTACATGAAGCCTAGGTCACACTCTTTACCAAATGTGGACAAGGCTCTTGCAGTAATTTATACAATTATAATTCCAATGTTGAATCCTTTAATATATACCCTTAGAAACAAAGAAGTTAAAAGAGCGATCGAAAAGATCTCAACTAATAGAAAAATAATGCATATTCTGTAA